Proteins from a genomic interval of Rhodothermales bacterium:
- a CDS encoding DUF3293 domain-containing protein, translating to MNTIWLVVSPDGQDEPAEAYVRRVDALASVEGSREGALIQELRLVFPAEAEDRRWKAYQQTIITDSFGVRWTGHGAVEELPGDPIYGVTAHNPNGVPLSAMENEDRQATMLREVADHGWTYWPVVGSSQDGLLSEESVALCGLGEEQALALARKWEQIALFLLTNDDLMVISCADGQPVSRRPRRS from the coding sequence ATGAACACAATTTGGCTTGTTGTATCCCCAGACGGTCAGGACGAACCTGCCGAAGCGTATGTGCGACGCGTAGACGCCTTGGCCAGCGTCGAGGGAAGTCGAGAGGGCGCGCTGATTCAGGAACTGCGGCTGGTATTTCCCGCGGAGGCGGAGGATCGCCGCTGGAAGGCCTATCAACAGACCATCATCACAGACTCTTTTGGAGTGCGTTGGACAGGCCACGGGGCCGTTGAAGAGCTTCCCGGAGACCCCATCTATGGGGTCACAGCTCACAATCCTAACGGCGTGCCGCTCTCCGCCATGGAAAACGAAGACCGTCAGGCGACAATGCTACGCGAAGTAGCGGACCACGGATGGACCTACTGGCCCGTGGTCGGAAGTTCTCAGGATGGCCTCTTGAGTGAGGAAAGCGTGGCGTTGTGCGGATTGGGAGAGGAGCAGGCCCTGGCCCTCGCGCGAAAGTGGGAGCAAATCGCCCTGTTCTTATTGACGAATGATGACTTGATGGTCATTTCGTGTGCCGATGGGCAGCCGGTTTCGCGGCGCCCGCGCCGCTCGTAG
- a CDS encoding DEAD/DEAH box helicase family protein, which translates to MTSTSPVRLVNDPGRVGALTGKDRRGGPIRYVQVRFPDGLGWYPEDQVESVAEIEDAFDLVGAGKLGGPGDLHRILAHTRITGGLTDLLYSMEATNTEFHAFQYKPVLKLLDSPSNSLLIADEVGLGKTIEAGLIWTELRSRVDARRLVVVCPAVLRTKWRRELKHRFGVDARVVNAHQMIELLKEARNNTAMSFAVIASMQGLRPSANSRASQQLFALLSELEFEASLFDLLIVDEAHYLRNRETATNRLGRALSALSAHKVFLSATPVHLGSSDLFQLLHLLDETTFNSQVIFDEVLKANAPLVAARDAVLKPPPDWPTYRHCLRVALDHPLLEGNQQIQFLLEEAPAEEESLEPASITDLAYRVSEANLLSNVVTRTRKRDVTEWRVIREPVSELVEMTLLERQIYDQVTIAVAEYCQKFPEAEALLVVMPQRQVASSIPAAIRRWQAPAVSPKAASLGPLEAPDHEEHLFDGELPGPLTSFLMERVGRTADFEALKQGDSKYRRLRGQLRQYLSENPGEKIVLFAYFKPTLYYLAERMRDDGLRPVVLVGGLADKDSVLQSFADPAGPQILLASEVASEGVDLQFSRVLVNYDLPWNPMKVEQRIGRIDRIGQEASSISVWNLAYADTIDERILQRLYNRLDIFRFALGDLEAVLGDEIRQMTQELLSRQLTPEQEVSRIDQTAAALENRKREEEELEGRASHLLGLGDYVLQKIHDAREYHQWLTPADLERYVLRYLRVSYPGGSVEAQPGAQNRYLVQLSDKAKHDLSQFLERDRSGQVTRLHAFDPAPVDCIFTNAVTSGPVGVEVVNHLHPVVRMIGAQLEDNPVGMHPAIACRLAEGPEDLVPGDYLFFVQRWVASGLRNHRQLSYSACRVDGRRLPDEVAELLVRSAALGGVPWVDCASTVDLAAVEEGVFGRLKLPSDSAFGDWADDLRRRNSDLASFQKANWQRYLELNLERLSETLDGHMQRLEAVPASQKGRYRGLVAATRKKIDKLQSQYDRALLKISERAEPTFDNRDLAVGIVRVGR; encoded by the coding sequence ATGACGAGCACATCCCCTGTAAGACTGGTCAATGATCCTGGACGGGTAGGCGCCCTCACAGGAAAGGATCGCCGCGGCGGCCCAATCAGGTATGTCCAGGTTCGTTTTCCAGACGGCCTGGGCTGGTATCCCGAAGACCAGGTTGAGTCGGTTGCTGAGATTGAGGATGCCTTCGACCTTGTCGGCGCAGGCAAACTTGGAGGACCTGGTGATCTGCACAGAATACTGGCACACACCCGTATTACCGGTGGGCTGACGGACTTGCTCTATAGCATGGAGGCCACGAACACGGAATTCCATGCATTCCAGTACAAGCCGGTTCTCAAGCTGCTGGACAGCCCCTCGAACTCGCTACTGATTGCGGACGAGGTTGGCCTTGGCAAGACCATCGAGGCGGGGTTGATCTGGACCGAGCTGCGTAGCCGGGTTGACGCCCGCAGGCTCGTTGTAGTCTGCCCTGCGGTTCTTCGGACGAAGTGGAGAAGAGAGCTCAAACATCGATTCGGCGTCGACGCCAGAGTGGTGAACGCCCACCAGATGATCGAACTGCTCAAGGAGGCCCGCAACAACACGGCCATGAGTTTCGCGGTCATTGCTTCGATGCAGGGCCTTCGACCAAGTGCAAACAGCCGAGCCTCCCAGCAGCTATTCGCCCTCTTGTCAGAGTTGGAATTCGAAGCTTCGCTGTTTGATCTCCTGATCGTCGACGAGGCCCACTACCTTAGAAATCGGGAGACGGCGACAAACCGGCTGGGGCGAGCGCTGTCGGCCCTTTCGGCGCATAAGGTATTCCTATCCGCGACTCCCGTACATCTAGGGTCGTCAGACCTGTTTCAACTGCTGCACTTGTTGGATGAGACGACATTCAACAGTCAGGTCATTTTCGACGAGGTTCTGAAGGCCAACGCACCCCTTGTCGCCGCCCGCGACGCCGTGCTAAAGCCACCACCCGACTGGCCTACCTACCGCCACTGTTTGCGGGTCGCCCTCGACCACCCCCTGCTCGAGGGGAATCAGCAGATACAGTTCCTTCTGGAAGAGGCACCGGCCGAAGAAGAGAGCCTTGAGCCGGCAAGCATCACCGACTTGGCCTATCGGGTCTCAGAAGCGAACCTGCTGTCCAATGTTGTGACACGGACTCGAAAGCGAGACGTGACGGAATGGCGGGTGATTCGGGAACCTGTGTCCGAACTGGTCGAGATGACTCTGCTCGAAAGGCAGATCTATGATCAGGTGACAATCGCGGTGGCGGAGTACTGCCAAAAATTCCCAGAGGCGGAAGCTCTCTTGGTTGTGATGCCACAGCGCCAGGTAGCCAGTTCAATCCCAGCTGCGATCAGACGCTGGCAGGCTCCCGCCGTTAGTCCTAAGGCCGCGAGTCTTGGACCCCTCGAAGCCCCCGACCACGAAGAGCACCTCTTCGACGGTGAACTACCCGGGCCTCTCACCAGCTTCCTGATGGAACGGGTCGGACGGACGGCGGACTTCGAAGCTCTGAAGCAAGGCGATTCGAAATACCGCCGGCTACGGGGGCAGCTACGCCAGTACCTATCGGAGAACCCCGGGGAGAAGATTGTCCTCTTTGCTTACTTCAAGCCGACCCTGTATTACCTAGCGGAACGCATGCGCGACGATGGCCTCCGGCCCGTGGTCCTTGTCGGTGGGCTGGCGGACAAAGATTCGGTGCTTCAGTCGTTTGCGGATCCGGCCGGACCTCAGATTCTGCTGGCATCCGAGGTGGCCAGCGAGGGCGTCGACCTACAGTTTTCGCGCGTGTTGGTGAACTACGACCTTCCCTGGAATCCGATGAAGGTCGAGCAGAGAATTGGGCGCATCGATCGCATTGGTCAAGAGGCCTCCTCCATCAGCGTATGGAATCTAGCGTATGCCGACACCATCGACGAGCGGATACTGCAAAGGCTGTACAACCGCCTCGACATATTCCGCTTTGCCTTGGGAGATCTGGAGGCAGTCTTGGGGGACGAGATTCGGCAAATGACTCAGGAACTCTTGTCACGCCAGCTGACTCCCGAACAGGAGGTGAGCCGGATCGATCAAACCGCGGCTGCGCTCGAGAACAGGAAGCGGGAGGAAGAAGAGTTGGAGGGGCGTGCCAGCCATCTTTTGGGTCTGGGTGACTACGTTCTTCAAAAGATCCACGACGCTCGTGAATATCATCAGTGGCTAACTCCCGCTGACTTAGAGCGATACGTCCTGCGCTACCTGAGGGTATCCTACCCGGGCGGCTCCGTCGAAGCGCAGCCGGGAGCCCAGAACCGCTACCTGGTTCAGCTGTCCGACAAGGCAAAGCACGACCTATCTCAGTTCCTCGAGCGTGACAGGTCGGGACAGGTAACGAGGCTTCATGCCTTTGACCCAGCGCCGGTAGATTGCATTTTTACCAATGCCGTCACTAGCGGCCCGGTCGGGGTTGAGGTCGTCAATCACCTGCACCCCGTTGTGCGGATGATCGGAGCTCAATTGGAGGACAACCCCGTTGGAATGCACCCGGCGATTGCTTGTCGACTTGCCGAAGGTCCTGAGGACCTTGTGCCGGGAGACTATCTCTTCTTTGTTCAGCGTTGGGTGGCCTCAGGACTCAGAAACCACCGACAACTCTCTTACAGCGCTTGCCGGGTGGATGGGCGACGACTGCCGGACGAAGTCGCTGAGTTGCTGGTTCGGTCGGCCGCGCTAGGAGGTGTACCCTGGGTCGATTGCGCGTCGACAGTCGACCTGGCGGCCGTTGAGGAGGGGGTGTTCGGCCGACTAAAGCTACCGTCCGACTCTGCCTTCGGAGACTGGGCTGATGATCTGCGCCGCCGCAACTCCGACCTCGCGTCGTTTCAGAAAGCAAACTGGCAGCGGTATCTCGAGTTGAATCTTGAACGCCTCTCGGAGACACTGGATGGTCACATGCAGCGTCTGGAAGCGGTTCCCGCAAGCCAAAAAGGTCGGTATCGCGGCCTCGTCGCGGCGACGCGCAAAAAGATCGACAAGCTTCAAAGTCAGTATGACAGGGCGCTCTTGAAGATCAGTGAACGCGCAGAGCCTACATTCGACAATCGTGATCTTGCCGTGGGGATAGTGAGGGTGGGACGATGA
- a CDS encoding site-specific integrase, with amino-acid sequence MTEDHIRDHITKGRTIGFTDKGCLSEPSLSLHLRHLRTFFNHFKGNGELTSNPIDGIKFDSPRRNLDVLRRDTPTGSDWDTLFDHVKTKVLPQTERPPTYLIHCLMRTGCRVGELIDLKWNPTEPYETLDGGNKPSYSYLTPSMDKMVIYSKRVLRSIDVSHLTDDVFKQLKTRFPQNKTYVFGNPNSVKNRRMDKDSGLPYYRSNIRRQFKVFLKECGLPPYPLHSLRRGFITRQVDNTQNIVQIGEYVGHTSTYMTEHYTRTDEQLQRVLVQGF; translated from the coding sequence GTGACCGAAGATCACATCCGTGATCACATCACAAAGGGAAGAACGATCGGTTTTACCGACAAGGGTTGTCTGAGTGAACCAAGTCTATCCCTTCATCTCCGTCATCTCAGAACCTTCTTCAATCACTTCAAGGGAAACGGAGAACTGACGTCTAACCCAATCGACGGTATCAAATTCGACTCCCCAAGGAGAAATCTCGATGTCCTTAGGAGAGATACCCCAACAGGATCGGATTGGGATACTCTTTTTGATCACGTCAAGACCAAGGTTCTCCCACAGACAGAAAGACCACCGACCTATCTCATTCACTGTCTAATGAGGACAGGTTGTCGAGTTGGAGAACTCATCGATTTGAAATGGAATCCGACCGAACCCTACGAGACTCTTGATGGAGGTAACAAACCGTCGTACTCGTATTTGACGCCCTCAATGGATAAGATGGTCATCTACTCGAAGAGGGTACTAAGGTCGATTGATGTCAGTCATTTGACGGACGATGTTTTCAAACAACTGAAAACACGATTCCCGCAAAACAAGACCTATGTCTTTGGAAATCCGAATTCGGTTAAAAACAGGAGGATGGACAAGGACAGTGGTCTACCCTACTACCGGTCGAACATCAGAAGACAATTCAAGGTCTTTCTGAAGGAGTGTGGTCTACCACCCTACCCACTTCATTCGTTGAGACGTGGGTTCATTACTCGGCAAGTGGACAACACTCAGAATATTGTTCAGATCGGCGAGTATGTGGGTCATACCAGCACATACATGACTGAACACTACACCCGAACCGACGAGCAACTTCAACGAGTCCTTGTTCAGGGATTCTAG
- a CDS encoding helix-turn-helix domain-containing protein → MIENINTEILESEPLTMTTKETVQCLGSSPSTITRLKSKGILTPVKWKGVNYYRKSDVKDYLRESGVFDLVYQNR, encoded by the coding sequence ATGATCGAAAACATCAATACAGAGATTCTTGAATCAGAACCACTCACAATGACCACGAAGGAGACAGTTCAATGTCTCGGTTCATCACCTTCTACAATCACACGACTGAAGTCGAAGGGGATACTGACACCCGTCAAATGGAAAGGGGTCAACTACTACCGAAAATCAGATGTGAAGGACTACCTCCGTGAGAGTGGTGTATTCGATTTAGTGTATCAGAATAGATGA
- a CDS encoding TerB family tellurite resistance protein, with protein sequence MTEHGYPDFLRQHFFHLYAIALADLRVAPSELEMLVSFGVERGISKVDLEDLLLSPAPFDPEIPPSREGRLSCLYDFARLAWADGVVVEEERKLLTRLCGLFGFEEQSERLSSRLLSLAETGEPPGKVQSLVEWKQ encoded by the coding sequence ATGACGGAGCACGGGTACCCGGACTTCTTGCGCCAGCACTTCTTCCACCTCTACGCCATTGCTCTGGCCGATCTTCGTGTGGCTCCGTCAGAGCTGGAGATGCTGGTCAGTTTCGGAGTAGAGCGCGGGATCTCGAAGGTCGATCTGGAGGATTTGTTGCTCTCCCCGGCCCCGTTTGATCCAGAGATTCCGCCGAGCCGGGAGGGTCGACTGTCCTGTCTGTACGACTTTGCCCGGCTTGCCTGGGCGGATGGAGTGGTAGTTGAGGAAGAACGGAAGCTGTTGACGCGGCTTTGCGGGTTGTTTGGTTTTGAGGAGCAATCCGAACGGCTTTCCTCACGCTTGTTGAGTCTTGCTGAGACCGGCGAGCCCCCTGGAAAAGTGCAGAGTCTCGTTGAGTGGAAACAGTAG
- a CDS encoding type I restriction endonuclease subunit R, producing MKEIDFESAIESDLRSRGFRSLHYSTYDRQTCLITAELVQFVEETQPKKWAKLKETYGAETEARFSRLVSDEVGRRGLIEVLRGDIKHRGLHFSLLYFEPKSGLNPRHHALFERNRFSLVRQLHYSSRSQNSLDVVLFVNGLPIATLELKNELSGQSVRDAERQYRLDRNPKGEPLLQFKRCLVHFCVDTDQVSMTTRLSGEDTQFLPFNKGIENPVNPLGPRTHYLWQEVLAPRSLLDIVENFVHVSTRRERVFDKTSGGFVDRIEEKLVFPRYHQLDVIRSIRTALIAEGVGTDFLIQHTTGSGKSYSIGWLAHMLTSLHRSERETGRLFDSVIVVTDRRVLDRQLQATIRQLERTGGVVYGVEKGSQQLKEYLEQGKPIVVSTIQKYPYISQSISALKGHRFAVIVDEVHSSQSGENRRHLNKALSTDVVDEDQDVGDLDGRILAEMKNRGRQSNVSFFGFTGTPKAKTLEIFGRKDSRGLPRAFHTYSMRQSIAEGFTLDVLRNYTTYKRHFELSKRLRDDPTFPQRTSSRELVGWVDLHEHSIREKVQIILDHFAHHTRKKIAGKGKAMVVVSSRLMCVRYKQEMDRQLLESGLPFKCLVGFSGAVQVDGIEYTEAGMNPDVSSIPEALKRPEYRVLIVANKFQTGFDEPLLHTMYVDKRLRGLQCVQTLSRLNRTSPSKNDTCVIDFVNESADILESFEPYFGETILEETTDPNRLYALQADIEGYRIFTARERDEFCRIFLDASTRDEQFLPIVDRVVDRWRDLPHQEERERFRSDCSSFVRLYGYVSQIADFFETDWEKLYVFLRAILKKLPRAQREGIDSLLQSVDLDFFRMEKQFEGSLSVSGPDPPLQSVSLGSSLSSEDEKDFLSAIVQRVNDAYGIDFEDEDRVTLEEFRLKVFQSPAIEQVHRGDNSPINKRKKFMDESNSVLLDFVNERLTFYKLLDGNPEMKRTLMGMMYEEYLSENGFRSS from the coding sequence ATGAAAGAAATAGACTTCGAGTCTGCAATTGAGAGTGACCTAAGGAGCCGAGGTTTTCGGTCTTTGCACTACTCAACGTACGATCGGCAGACGTGCCTGATTACGGCGGAGCTTGTGCAATTCGTCGAGGAAACGCAGCCGAAGAAGTGGGCGAAGCTGAAGGAGACGTACGGCGCCGAGACGGAAGCTCGCTTTTCGCGGTTGGTGTCAGATGAGGTTGGAAGGCGCGGGTTAATCGAGGTGCTCCGTGGAGATATCAAGCACCGAGGGCTCCACTTCAGCCTTCTATACTTCGAACCCAAAAGTGGACTGAATCCTCGGCACCACGCCCTTTTCGAGCGGAACCGGTTCTCCTTGGTTCGTCAACTCCACTATTCCTCACGGTCTCAGAACTCCCTAGATGTAGTCTTATTCGTCAACGGTCTGCCTATAGCGACTTTGGAGTTGAAGAACGAGCTGAGCGGGCAATCGGTTAGGGATGCCGAGCGTCAGTATCGGCTGGACAGAAACCCGAAAGGTGAGCCGCTTCTCCAGTTCAAGCGCTGCCTAGTTCACTTCTGCGTCGACACAGATCAAGTCTCGATGACGACTCGGCTGAGTGGAGAGGACACGCAGTTCCTGCCGTTTAACAAGGGAATTGAGAACCCTGTCAACCCCCTTGGTCCACGAACACATTACCTGTGGCAGGAAGTCCTAGCTCCAAGGTCGCTGCTGGACATCGTCGAGAACTTCGTTCATGTCTCAACAAGGCGGGAGCGGGTTTTCGATAAGACCAGCGGCGGGTTTGTCGACCGAATAGAGGAGAAGCTAGTATTTCCTAGATACCACCAACTGGACGTCATTCGGTCTATTCGGACAGCCTTGATTGCCGAGGGTGTCGGAACTGACTTCCTGATTCAGCACACGACAGGATCTGGAAAGTCTTACTCGATCGGGTGGTTGGCGCACATGCTGACCTCCCTCCACCGCTCAGAGCGGGAAACGGGTCGGCTGTTCGACTCAGTGATTGTGGTGACCGACAGGAGGGTTCTTGACCGTCAACTACAGGCGACGATAAGGCAGCTGGAGCGGACCGGCGGAGTAGTGTATGGTGTCGAGAAGGGGTCGCAACAGCTAAAGGAATACTTGGAGCAGGGCAAGCCGATAGTTGTCTCGACTATCCAGAAGTACCCATACATCTCCCAGTCCATCTCGGCACTTAAGGGGCATCGGTTCGCAGTGATCGTCGACGAGGTCCATTCCTCTCAAAGTGGAGAGAACAGGCGCCACCTCAATAAGGCCCTATCTACGGATGTGGTGGACGAAGACCAAGACGTTGGGGACTTGGATGGTCGCATTCTTGCCGAGATGAAGAATCGCGGGCGTCAGTCCAACGTGAGCTTTTTTGGGTTCACGGGGACTCCCAAGGCGAAGACCCTCGAAATCTTTGGTCGAAAGGACTCTAGAGGTCTTCCCCGTGCTTTCCACACCTACTCAATGCGACAGTCAATCGCTGAGGGTTTCACACTAGATGTGCTTCGCAACTACACGACCTACAAGAGGCACTTCGAACTGTCCAAAAGGCTGCGCGACGACCCGACATTCCCTCAACGCACATCCTCGCGTGAGCTTGTCGGTTGGGTCGACCTTCATGAACACAGCATCCGCGAGAAAGTCCAAATCATCCTCGATCACTTCGCACACCATACGCGGAAAAAGATTGCTGGGAAGGGCAAAGCGATGGTCGTCGTCTCTTCAAGGCTAATGTGCGTTAGGTACAAGCAGGAGATGGATCGGCAGCTACTTGAGTCGGGGCTACCGTTCAAATGCCTCGTAGGCTTCAGTGGCGCTGTGCAAGTAGATGGAATTGAGTACACGGAGGCTGGCATGAATCCAGACGTGTCCTCTATTCCCGAAGCGCTGAAGAGACCTGAGTACAGGGTCTTGATAGTGGCGAACAAGTTTCAAACGGGCTTTGACGAACCTTTGCTACACACGATGTACGTCGACAAGCGTCTGCGGGGGCTACAATGCGTGCAGACACTGTCGCGGCTAAACCGCACGAGCCCAAGTAAGAATGACACGTGTGTTATCGATTTCGTCAATGAATCGGCAGACATACTCGAGTCCTTCGAACCGTACTTCGGAGAGACAATCCTCGAGGAGACAACCGACCCCAATCGGCTATACGCGTTGCAAGCCGATATCGAGGGGTACCGCATATTCACAGCCAGAGAGCGAGACGAGTTCTGTCGCATCTTCTTGGATGCGAGCACGAGAGATGAGCAATTCCTTCCCATAGTCGACCGTGTGGTTGACAGATGGAGGGACCTTCCTCACCAAGAGGAGCGAGAGCGCTTCCGATCGGATTGCTCCTCCTTCGTCCGTCTTTACGGGTACGTCTCACAGATCGCGGACTTCTTTGAGACTGATTGGGAGAAGCTCTACGTGTTCTTGCGGGCAATTCTAAAGAAACTGCCTCGAGCGCAGAGAGAGGGCATCGACTCGTTGCTTCAGTCCGTGGACTTGGACTTCTTCAGAATGGAAAAGCAGTTTGAGGGGTCCTTGTCGGTTTCTGGACCGGATCCGCCGCTTCAGTCCGTTTCGCTCGGTAGTTCGCTCTCATCAGAGGATGAGAAGGACTTCCTGTCAGCGATTGTCCAACGAGTCAATGACGCATATGGGATCGATTTCGAAGACGAGGATCGTGTCACACTTGAGGAATTCAGGCTCAAGGTCTTTCAGAGCCCTGCCATTGAGCAGGTGCATCGCGGAGACAACTCGCCCATAAACAAACGAAAGAAGTTCATGGACGAGAGTAACTCCGTGCTGCTCGACTTCGTGAACGAGCGGCTGACCTTCTACAAGCTTCTAGATGGGAATCCAGAAATGAAGCGGACTCTCATGGGCATGATGTACGAGGAATACCTTTCGGAGAACGGGTTTCGTTCCTCGTGA
- a CDS encoding SAM-dependent DNA methyltransferase, which produces MSDFSSISSFIWNVCDDVLRGLFKQHEYGDVILPFVVLRRLDCVLESQKDEVVSLFEEWATKVDDPAPIILNQVGTTFFNRSRYDLKRLTGDPNNIRINLEQYLDGYSHNVREIVENFGLARPLQKLHKNNRLFLFIEKFTEIDLHPSRVSNHTMGQIFEELLRRFSEMSNETSGEHYTPRDVVRLLVSLIFNEDRERLESQGLVRSVYDPCCGTGGMLSISKEWVHDEVNPDVELRLLGQELNPQTYSICKSDMLVTDDDPDNIRLGSSLSEDRFVGERFDYMITNPPYGVSWKSEKDFVEEEAASSLGRFSAGTPRSSDGQLLFLQHMISKVDPDRGSRIGIVFNEAPLVSGKPSSGESEIRRWIIENDWLEGVVRLPDQLFFNTGITTYLWIISTRKEDRRKGLVQLIDASGLFSPLQRSLGNKRRRLEGDHISRIQSAYESQEESEISKLVPCDGFGFAEYTVSRPVEGGAKDKFSISVPLAVDEEEYLNSEVFSHFRDGWVLDRGRKRLGYQVHFGEHFPPDYESRESGAITSSLNELCDEIDDSVSSLRSLLKGLSDA; this is translated from the coding sequence ATGTCTGACTTCTCTTCCATTTCCTCGTTTATCTGGAACGTGTGCGACGATGTCCTGCGCGGCCTTTTTAAGCAACACGAATACGGAGATGTAATTCTCCCATTCGTCGTTCTGCGCAGGCTTGATTGTGTTCTCGAATCCCAAAAGGACGAGGTGGTCTCGCTATTCGAGGAGTGGGCCACGAAAGTGGATGATCCGGCCCCGATCATTCTCAACCAAGTTGGGACCACGTTCTTCAATCGCTCCCGCTATGACCTGAAGCGGCTAACGGGCGACCCCAACAACATTCGGATCAACCTAGAGCAGTATCTCGACGGCTATTCGCACAATGTGCGGGAGATCGTAGAGAACTTTGGGCTGGCCCGTCCGCTGCAGAAGCTGCATAAGAACAACCGGCTCTTCCTGTTCATCGAGAAGTTTACGGAGATAGATCTTCACCCCAGCCGCGTGTCAAACCACACGATGGGCCAAATCTTTGAAGAGCTGCTTCGCCGCTTCTCCGAAATGTCCAATGAAACAAGCGGCGAGCACTACACGCCTCGGGACGTAGTGCGGCTTCTCGTCTCTCTCATCTTTAACGAGGATCGCGAGCGGCTGGAGAGTCAGGGGCTGGTGCGATCGGTCTACGATCCATGCTGCGGCACGGGAGGTATGCTCTCAATTTCGAAGGAATGGGTTCACGATGAAGTGAACCCTGACGTGGAGCTCAGATTGCTTGGGCAAGAGCTCAATCCCCAGACGTACTCAATCTGCAAATCGGACATGCTGGTGACAGACGACGATCCCGACAATATCCGTCTTGGGTCATCTCTGTCGGAGGACCGGTTTGTTGGGGAGCGTTTCGATTACATGATTACCAACCCGCCGTATGGAGTGAGTTGGAAGTCCGAGAAGGATTTCGTGGAGGAGGAAGCAGCAAGTTCGCTCGGACGATTCTCGGCTGGCACCCCACGATCGTCGGACGGACAGCTGCTCTTCCTACAGCACATGATCTCGAAGGTTGACCCAGATCGTGGAAGTCGAATTGGGATCGTCTTTAATGAGGCACCTCTCGTATCCGGCAAGCCGAGTAGTGGTGAGTCGGAAATCAGGCGGTGGATTATCGAGAATGACTGGCTTGAAGGAGTTGTGCGCCTGCCAGATCAGCTCTTCTTCAACACCGGCATTACGACGTACCTCTGGATCATATCAACTCGGAAGGAGGACCGGAGGAAAGGGTTGGTACAGCTCATCGATGCATCCGGCTTGTTTTCGCCTCTGCAGAGATCGCTCGGAAACAAGCGGCGCCGGTTGGAGGGCGATCACATCTCACGGATCCAGTCGGCCTATGAGTCGCAGGAGGAGTCCGAGATCTCAAAGCTGGTTCCGTGTGATGGATTCGGCTTCGCTGAGTACACGGTCTCACGACCGGTGGAGGGGGGCGCCAAAGACAAGTTTTCGATCTCCGTTCCGCTGGCGGTAGACGAGGAGGAGTACCTAAACAGCGAAGTATTCAGCCATTTTCGCGACGGGTGGGTACTGGATCGTGGCCGGAAGCGACTCGGCTATCAGGTTCACTTTGGAGAGCACTTTCCGCCCGACTACGAATCGCGCGAGTCGGGGGCGATTACTAGCTCACTGAACGAACTCTGCGACGAAATCGACGACAGTGTCTCGTCTCTTCGATCACTACTCAAGGGACTATCGGACGCATGA
- a CDS encoding tyrosine-type recombinase/integrase, whose product MSKRKTTTFPLEWGQVKKLEGQLLMTFMETERPQDGVNLLQITLGCRFGLRVSDLMSLRWKDVVNLHDGDDMVVRERKTNKLRLIRITHKVRTIVSTVYNILDPNPSHFIFTSNKGKGLSPMSVQNFNLRLRTTLDQYGIRVKGNPSSHCLRKTFVVQSIRRGFQSGDHLSLVKVSHLINHSSVSQTVKYTNYETMEMMDLYELD is encoded by the coding sequence ATGTCGAAAAGGAAGACCACAACCTTTCCTCTTGAGTGGGGACAGGTCAAGAAATTGGAAGGTCAACTACTGATGACGTTCATGGAGACAGAACGTCCACAGGATGGTGTTAACCTTCTTCAGATCACTCTTGGTTGTCGTTTTGGTCTTAGGGTATCGGATCTAATGTCTCTCCGTTGGAAGGACGTGGTGAACCTTCACGATGGTGATGACATGGTGGTCCGAGAACGGAAGACCAACAAACTTCGATTGATCAGAATCACCCATAAGGTGAGGACGATCGTCTCGACGGTCTACAATATCCTCGACCCCAACCCTTCCCACTTCATCTTTACATCGAATAAGGGAAAGGGTCTATCTCCGATGAGTGTTCAGAACTTCAATCTGAGACTTCGGACAACCCTTGATCAGTATGGAATCCGAGTCAAGGGAAATCCGTCATCTCATTGTCTGAGAAAGACCTTCGTCGTTCAATCTATTCGACGTGGATTTCAATCGGGTGATCATCTATCACTCGTCAAAGTCTCCCACCTCATCAACCACAGTTCCGTATCTCAGACTGTCAAGTACACCAATTACGAGACAATGGAGATGATGGACTTGTACGAGTTGGATTAG